A DNA window from Maribellus comscasis contains the following coding sequences:
- the rpmI gene encoding 50S ribosomal protein L35: MKTNSGAKKRFRLTGSGKIKRKHAYKSHILTKKSTKRKRNLTYWTTIDKTNESNVKLLLNMK; this comes from the coding sequence ATGAAAACGAATTCCGGAGCTAAAAAACGTTTTAGACTAACCGGAAGTGGAAAAATTAAAAGGAAACATGCCTACAAAAGCCACATTTTGACTAAAAAAAGTACAAAACGTAAACGTAACCTGACTTATTGGACTACCATTGACAAGACCAATGAGAGTAACGTTAAGCTTTTGTTGAACATGAAATAA
- a CDS encoding nucleoside-diphosphate kinase, with the protein MAGKLTFTMIKPTAFKNNYAGPILKMINEAGFVIKAMKLTQLTPSQAGAFYAVHKGKPFYESLVEFMSSGPIIAAVLEKENAVEDYRALIGATNPENAEEGTIRKLYATSLQQNAVHGSDSDENAAIESDFFFSKTERY; encoded by the coding sequence ATGGCAGGAAAACTGACCTTCACAATGATTAAGCCAACGGCTTTCAAAAACAATTATGCAGGCCCGATTTTAAAAATGATTAACGAAGCGGGGTTTGTGATAAAAGCAATGAAATTAACCCAATTAACTCCATCACAGGCAGGTGCATTTTATGCTGTACACAAAGGAAAGCCGTTTTACGAGTCGTTGGTTGAATTTATGAGTTCAGGACCAATAATTGCAGCCGTTCTTGAAAAAGAAAATGCGGTTGAAGATTACCGCGCATTAATTGGTGCTACCAATCCCGAAAATGCAGAAGAAGGTACCATCCGAAAATTGTATGCAACGAGTTTGCAACAAAACGCAGTACACGGGTCCGACAGCGATGAAAATGCAGCAATTGAATCCGACTTTTTCTTTTCGAAAACTGAAAGATATTGA
- a CDS encoding tetratricopeptide repeat protein — MAKKKTPQVDNLQELESALTRTEQFIEDNQKIITYVIGAIILVVGGYLGFNKFYMQPKEDEARSQMFMAIDYFEKDSFNLAINGDGNYLGFLDIIDDYGMTKAANRASYYTGIAYLHLGQYEDALDFLSDFKTKDMLLEPVSEGAKGDAYLELGELDNALKQYKKAISLSDNELTTPVYMMKAAKLLESMDELEDALSMYENIKEKYPESTEGTNVDRYIARVKIKLS; from the coding sequence ATGGCAAAGAAGAAAACTCCGCAAGTTGATAATTTACAAGAACTTGAAAGCGCTTTAACCAGAACGGAGCAATTTATTGAGGATAATCAGAAAATAATAACCTATGTAATTGGAGCTATAATTTTAGTTGTAGGGGGTTATTTGGGGTTTAACAAATTTTATATGCAGCCAAAAGAAGATGAAGCCAGATCGCAAATGTTTATGGCCATCGACTATTTTGAAAAAGATTCATTTAATCTGGCAATTAATGGCGACGGAAACTATTTGGGATTTTTGGATATTATAGATGATTATGGAATGACAAAAGCGGCCAATCGAGCCAGTTACTATACCGGAATTGCATATTTGCATTTGGGACAGTACGAAGACGCGCTGGATTTCCTGAGCGATTTCAAAACAAAAGACATGTTGCTTGAGCCGGTTTCAGAAGGTGCAAAAGGAGACGCGTATCTTGAACTCGGCGAATTGGATAATGCGTTGAAACAGTATAAAAAAGCCATCTCTCTTTCCGATAATGAGCTGACAACCCCGGTATACATGATGAAAGCTGCTAAATTACTGGAGTCGATGGATGAGCTGGAAGATGCACTTTCAATGTACGAAAATATTAAAGAAAAATATCCGGAATCAACGGAAGGCACTAACGTTGACAGATATATCGCGAGGGTCAAAATTAAATTAAGCTAA
- the rplT gene encoding 50S ribosomal protein L20, whose translation MPRSVNHVASRARRKKLLKKTKGYFGSRKNVWTVAKNTWEKGQQFAYRDRKAKKRTFRALWIQRINAAARLEGMSYSQFMGLLKKNDIEINRKVLADLAMNQPEAFKAIVEKVK comes from the coding sequence ATGCCAAGAAGTGTAAATCATGTAGCATCACGGGCCCGGAGAAAGAAATTATTGAAAAAAACAAAAGGTTATTTCGGCTCCCGTAAAAATGTCTGGACGGTTGCCAAGAATACTTGGGAAAAAGGCCAGCAGTTTGCTTACCGTGACAGGAAAGCGAAAAAAAGAACATTCCGTGCATTGTGGATTCAGCGAATTAACGCTGCCGCGCGCCTTGAAGGAATGTCGTATTCACAATTCATGGGATTGTTAAAAAAGAATGATATTGAAATAAACAGGAAAGTTCTGGCTGATTTGGCCATGAACCAACCTGAAGCATTCAAAGCAATCGTTGAAAAGGTAAAATAA
- a CDS encoding DUF2490 domain-containing protein: protein MPKYFFVFIAVFLSVSSFSQEERKTQLWNYNKVSVYLSPKTSLEVVEKIHYTTQTNSVDVKFGDLWLTRKCNNWFEYAGGFRMNYVRKNNSWLEERRTMLLTELSKDIKKFDFSLSGRFEYRWFKEANEHFRFRQKLNINFPPVSKWGLNFFTSEESFIKMNSEKTHLARVYAGINTINKGHFEMKIYYSLEKIKSFDYWNTTDIIGMNMNIRL, encoded by the coding sequence ATGCCAAAGTATTTTTTTGTGTTTATCGCTGTTTTTCTTTCGGTTTCTTCTTTTTCACAGGAGGAAAGAAAAACACAATTGTGGAATTATAATAAAGTCTCCGTTTATCTAAGTCCGAAAACTTCTCTCGAGGTGGTCGAAAAAATTCATTATACAACACAAACCAATAGCGTGGATGTGAAATTTGGAGATTTATGGTTGACTCGTAAATGCAATAACTGGTTTGAATATGCCGGTGGTTTTCGTATGAATTACGTCCGAAAGAACAATAGCTGGCTAGAGGAAAGACGTACCATGCTTTTGACCGAGCTTTCAAAAGATATAAAAAAATTTGATTTTAGTTTATCTGGCAGATTTGAGTATCGATGGTTTAAAGAAGCCAACGAACATTTTCGATTCCGGCAAAAACTAAATATTAATTTTCCTCCTGTTTCCAAATGGGGGCTGAATTTTTTTACATCTGAAGAGTCTTTTATAAAGATGAACAGTGAAAAAACACATTTAGCTCGTGTATATGCCGGAATAAATACAATAAACAAGGGGCATTTTGAAATGAAGATTTATTATTCACTGGAAAAAATAAAATCTTTCGATTACTGGAATACTACCGATATTATTGGGATGAATATGAATATCAGGCTGTAA
- the infC gene encoding translation initiation factor IF-3: MKRRGPRRSYQPRREQEPEHRINHKIRVPQVRLVGDNIENPGIYPLREALRIADEMELDLVEISPKADPPVCKIIDYSKFLYQQKKKQKEMKAKAVKVVVKEIRFGPQTDEHDFNFKLKHAEKFLKDGAKVKAFVFFKGRSILFKEQGEILLLKLATALEELGTVEQMPKLEGKRMTMYISPKKK; this comes from the coding sequence ATTAAAAGAAGAGGTCCAAGAAGGAGTTACCAGCCACGAAGAGAACAGGAACCGGAACACCGTATTAACCACAAAATCAGGGTGCCTCAAGTAAGGCTGGTAGGGGATAACATTGAAAATCCAGGAATTTATCCTTTGCGAGAGGCATTACGTATTGCAGACGAAATGGAGCTGGATTTAGTGGAAATCTCACCTAAAGCCGATCCTCCCGTCTGTAAAATAATTGATTATTCAAAGTTTCTTTATCAGCAAAAGAAGAAACAGAAGGAGATGAAAGCCAAAGCGGTAAAAGTGGTCGTAAAAGAAATTCGTTTCGGACCACAAACCGATGAGCATGATTTTAATTTTAAGTTGAAACATGCCGAGAAATTCCTGAAAGACGGAGCAAAAGTGAAAGCTTTTGTGTTTTTCAAAGGAAGATCGATTCTGTTTAAAGAGCAGGGAGAAATTCTGCTGCTGAAACTGGCTACAGCATTGGAAGAACTGGGGACAGTTGAGCAAATGCCAAAGCTGGAGGGGAAACGAATGACAATGTATATTTCACCAAAAAAGAAATAA
- the recF gene encoding DNA replication/repair protein RecF (All proteins in this family for which functions are known are DNA-binding proteins that assist the filamentation of RecA onto DNA for the initiation of recombination or recombinational repair.) has protein sequence MYIEEVSIVNFKNIKENKVRFSPRLNCFIGNNGAGKTNMLDAVYYLSFCKSFFNSIDSLNINHAENYFMLQGNYIRRDSNEIISCGLQKGQKKQFKRNSKVYKKLAEHIGLLPLVMITPSDVNLILGGSDERRKFMDGVISQYNQNYLDDLLKYNRALQQRNNLLKQFVSDKYFDAELLGIWDSQLVEYGTRIHEERKKFVEKLIPVFQEYYTFISQGNEEVGLIHQSDFYDNNFEELLRESTPKDRMVQHTTVGIHKDDLELKIGDYPIKKLGSQGQNKTYLVALKLAQFNFIKQISELNPILLLDDIFDKLDQNRVEQIVKVVTGDQFGQIFITDTNREHLDGIIRKMETDFRIFYVESGTVKDLK, from the coding sequence ATGTATATTGAGGAAGTTTCAATTGTAAATTTTAAAAATATAAAAGAAAACAAAGTACGGTTTTCTCCCAGATTGAATTGTTTTATTGGAAACAACGGGGCGGGAAAAACCAATATGCTCGATGCTGTATATTATCTTTCTTTTTGTAAAAGTTTTTTTAATTCAATTGACAGCCTGAATATTAACCACGCAGAAAACTATTTTATGCTGCAGGGGAATTATATTCGCCGCGATTCAAACGAAATTATTTCATGCGGCCTCCAAAAAGGCCAGAAAAAACAATTTAAGCGAAATTCAAAAGTTTATAAAAAACTGGCTGAACATATTGGCTTGTTGCCTTTGGTAATGATAACACCTTCGGATGTAAATTTGATATTGGGAGGAAGTGACGAGCGCCGAAAATTTATGGATGGCGTAATTTCGCAATACAACCAAAATTACCTCGATGATCTTCTAAAGTATAACAGGGCGTTGCAACAGAGGAACAATCTGCTAAAACAATTTGTGTCGGATAAGTATTTTGATGCTGAATTATTGGGAATATGGGACAGCCAACTGGTTGAATACGGAACTCGTATTCATGAAGAACGGAAAAAATTTGTGGAAAAGCTTATTCCTGTTTTCCAGGAATATTACACTTTTATTTCGCAGGGAAATGAAGAGGTAGGACTTATACATCAGTCGGACTTTTACGACAATAATTTTGAAGAATTATTACGAGAATCGACTCCCAAAGACCGGATGGTTCAACACACAACAGTTGGGATACATAAAGATGACCTGGAATTAAAAATTGGCGATTATCCGATTAAAAAGCTTGGTTCACAGGGGCAAAACAAAACATATCTGGTAGCATTAAAACTGGCTCAGTTTAATTTTATCAAACAAATTTCAGAACTGAATCCCATTTTATTGCTTGATGATATTTTTGATAAACTGGATCAAAATCGCGTGGAGCAAATTGTTAAAGTTGTCACAGGAGATCAATTTGGCCAGATTTTTATAACCGACACCAATCGTGAGCATCTGGATGGTATTATCCGGAAAATGGAAACAGATTTTCGTATTTTTTATGTGGAATCGGGAACTGTAAAAGATTTAAAATGA
- a CDS encoding chorismate mutase, producing the protein MKLTDPKECISAEEIRNQIDKIDKQIIALYGERHKYVEEIVRFKDDEEGIIAHDRKKQVISDRRKWAEENGLDAGTFEKMYQILIENNIKRELELLKKKKSGII; encoded by the coding sequence ATGAAATTGACGGATCCGAAAGAGTGCATTTCGGCAGAAGAAATCAGAAATCAGATCGATAAAATCGATAAACAAATAATCGCATTGTATGGTGAACGCCATAAATATGTTGAAGAGATTGTTCGGTTTAAGGATGATGAAGAAGGTATTATTGCACACGACAGAAAAAAACAGGTTATCAGCGATCGAAGGAAATGGGCAGAAGAAAACGGACTGGATGCCGGCACTTTTGAAAAGATGTATCAGATTCTGATAGAGAATAATATTAAGCGGGAACTGGAGCTTCTTAAAAAGAAAAAATCAGGGATAATTTAG
- a CDS encoding aldolase catalytic domain-containing protein, with amino-acid sequence MYKKDIKVMDCTVRDGGLMNKWQFSDEFVRGVYDSCVEAGIDYMEIGYKSSERAFSRDEVGPWKFCDDKDLRRIVGDNNTSLKLSAMADIGRIDPEDIPPKSESVIDMMRVACYVHQVDKAVWLAEHCMDKGYEVTINLMAVSKVNEADLDEALADLAKSKVPTIYVVDSFGSLYCESIEKLVLKYKKALPGKELGIHAHNNMQLAMSNTITSLMNGATMLDATLLGMGRGAGNCPIEILIAFLKNPKYRLLPLLDAIQNHVKPWQEKIDWGYHVPYLITGALNEHPRSAMKWMDSEKKDDFVSFMKEMHDYELLE; translated from the coding sequence ATGTACAAAAAAGATATAAAAGTAATGGACTGTACGGTTCGCGATGGCGGACTGATGAACAAATGGCAGTTCAGCGACGAATTTGTAAGAGGAGTATACGATTCATGCGTGGAGGCAGGAATAGATTACATGGAAATTGGATATAAAAGCAGTGAGCGGGCCTTTTCACGCGATGAAGTTGGTCCCTGGAAATTTTGCGACGACAAAGATTTACGGCGAATTGTAGGCGACAATAATACATCGCTCAAACTGTCGGCAATGGCTGATATTGGTCGGATTGATCCGGAAGATATCCCGCCAAAAAGTGAAAGCGTGATTGACATGATGCGCGTGGCATGTTATGTACACCAGGTTGACAAAGCTGTTTGGCTGGCCGAACATTGTATGGACAAGGGATATGAGGTAACCATTAATTTAATGGCGGTTTCAAAAGTAAACGAAGCAGACCTGGATGAAGCGCTGGCGGATTTGGCAAAATCAAAAGTTCCAACCATTTACGTGGTCGACAGTTTTGGAAGTTTATACTGCGAAAGCATTGAAAAACTGGTTTTAAAATATAAAAAAGCACTCCCGGGAAAGGAACTCGGTATTCATGCACACAACAACATGCAACTGGCCATGTCGAACACTATAACTTCGCTAATGAACGGGGCAACAATGCTAGATGCAACCCTGCTGGGAATGGGACGTGGCGCAGGAAATTGTCCAATCGAAATTTTGATTGCTTTTTTAAAAAATCCAAAATACAGGTTGCTTCCCTTGCTCGACGCGATTCAAAACCATGTAAAACCGTGGCAGGAAAAAATCGACTGGGGGTATCATGTCCCGTATTTAATTACAGGCGCATTAAACGAACATCCGCGCAGTGCGATGAAGTGGATGGATTCAGAAAAAAAGGATGATTTTGTATCCTTCATGAAAGAAATGCATGATTACGAACTACTTGAATAA
- the thrS gene encoding threonine--tRNA ligase, producing the protein MIQITLPDKSVKEFSEAVNGYEIAKSISPRLAKDVLSVSVNGQVWDLTREISEDANVKLYTWEDREGKETFWHSSAHLMAEAIEFFYPGTKFGIGPTVDTGFYYDVDLPEGKQLSEKELQKIEQKMLELARQKNDIVRSEISKEDALEMFKQKDDELKLELISELEDGTISLYNQGNFTDLCRGPHLPNTSYIKAIKLTSIAGAYWRGDEHNKMLTRVYGVTFPKQKMLQEYLEMVEEAKKRDHRKVGKEMELFGFSEAVGQGLPLWLPKGTQLRMQLEDFLKKVQKKYDYDQVMTPHIGDVKLYKTSGHYEKYGKDSFQPISTPAEGEEYLLKPMNCPHHCEIYKWKPRSYKDLPIRMAEFGTVYRYEMSGELHGLTRVRGFTQDDAHIFCRPDQLKDEFKKVIDIIFIIFKALDFENYTAQISLRDPDNPAKYIGSKENWDKAEQAIIEACEEKGLNTITELGEAAFYGPKLDFMIKDALGRSWQLGTIQVDYNLPERFQLEYIGADDNRHRPVMIHRAPFGSMERFVAVLIEHTAGKFPLWLTPEQAVVLPISEKYNDYAKKVSNFLNISDIRTVVDDRNEKIGRKIRDNELKRIPYLLIVGEKEAETETVSVRRQGEGDKGTMKNSEFADFIVKEVRDQLSGLYN; encoded by the coding sequence ATGATACAAATTACTCTTCCTGATAAAAGTGTGAAGGAATTCTCCGAAGCGGTGAATGGATATGAGATTGCAAAGTCAATTTCACCACGTTTGGCAAAAGATGTTTTGTCTGTTTCAGTAAACGGGCAGGTTTGGGATTTAACTCGTGAGATAAGCGAGGATGCTAACGTAAAACTTTACACGTGGGAAGACAGGGAAGGCAAGGAAACATTCTGGCATTCATCGGCCCATTTGATGGCAGAAGCAATTGAATTTTTCTACCCGGGAACCAAATTTGGAATTGGCCCGACCGTTGACACCGGTTTTTATTACGACGTTGATTTGCCGGAAGGAAAGCAGCTTTCAGAAAAAGAGCTGCAAAAGATCGAGCAAAAAATGCTGGAACTTGCCCGCCAGAAAAATGATATTGTACGTTCCGAAATTTCAAAGGAAGATGCGCTGGAAATGTTTAAGCAGAAAGATGATGAACTTAAACTGGAGCTGATTAGTGAATTGGAAGACGGTACAATATCTTTATACAATCAGGGAAATTTTACCGATTTGTGTCGCGGGCCGCACTTGCCAAACACCAGTTATATAAAAGCGATTAAGTTGACATCGATTGCCGGTGCTTACTGGCGTGGCGATGAACACAATAAAATGCTTACCCGTGTGTATGGTGTGACCTTTCCAAAGCAAAAAATGCTTCAGGAATACCTCGAAATGGTAGAAGAAGCCAAAAAAAGAGACCACCGGAAAGTGGGAAAAGAAATGGAACTTTTTGGTTTCTCAGAAGCGGTGGGGCAGGGACTCCCACTTTGGTTACCCAAAGGAACACAGCTTCGTATGCAACTGGAGGATTTCCTTAAAAAGGTACAGAAGAAATATGATTACGACCAGGTGATGACTCCGCATATTGGCGATGTTAAATTGTACAAAACCTCGGGGCATTACGAGAAATACGGAAAAGATTCTTTTCAACCGATTTCTACTCCGGCAGAAGGAGAGGAATATTTGTTGAAACCAATGAACTGCCCGCACCATTGCGAAATATACAAATGGAAACCAAGATCATATAAAGATCTGCCTATTCGTATGGCCGAATTTGGTACAGTCTACCGGTATGAAATGAGTGGAGAGTTACACGGATTAACCCGTGTTCGTGGTTTTACTCAGGACGATGCGCATATTTTCTGTCGCCCGGATCAGTTAAAAGATGAGTTCAAAAAGGTGATCGATATTATTTTTATTATTTTCAAGGCGCTCGATTTTGAAAATTACACTGCCCAGATATCGTTGCGCGACCCGGATAACCCGGCAAAATATATTGGTTCAAAGGAAAACTGGGATAAAGCAGAACAGGCCATAATTGAAGCGTGTGAAGAAAAAGGTTTAAATACAATTACCGAGCTGGGTGAAGCTGCCTTTTATGGTCCGAAACTCGATTTTATGATTAAAGATGCGCTTGGCAGAAGTTGGCAACTGGGAACGATTCAGGTAGATTATAATCTTCCGGAACGTTTTCAACTGGAATATATTGGCGCCGATGACAACCGCCATCGCCCTGTTATGATACACAGAGCTCCCTTTGGTTCAATGGAACGTTTTGTTGCCGTGTTAATCGAACACACCGCCGGGAAGTTCCCGCTATGGCTGACACCCGAGCAGGCTGTCGTTTTGCCAATTAGCGAAAAGTATAATGATTATGCGAAAAAAGTTTCAAATTTTCTAAATATTTCCGATATTCGCACCGTCGTTGACGACCGTAATGAAAAGATTGGTAGGAAGATACGCGACAACGAATTGAAAAGGATACCTTATCTTCTTATTGTGGGTGAAAAAGAGGCAGAAACAGAAACCGTTTCTGTGCGTCGCCAGGGAGAAGGAGATAAAGGTACAATGAAAAACAGCGAATTCGCTGATTTTATAGTAAAAGAAGTAAGAGATCAATTATCAGGATTGTATAACTAA
- a CDS encoding DUF721 domain-containing protein codes for MRRNNTQSLSEVLQEYIREMKMERKLKEVDALHYWEELLGKTISNYTTNIYIARKVLYVKISSSVVKNELLMMREEIRRKMNEKAGEEIVQKIVFR; via the coding sequence ATGAGGAGAAACAATACACAATCTTTAAGTGAGGTTTTACAGGAGTACATTCGCGAAATGAAAATGGAGCGTAAACTTAAAGAAGTTGATGCCTTACACTACTGGGAAGAATTACTTGGGAAAACGATATCAAATTACACAACCAATATTTATATAGCCCGAAAAGTGTTGTATGTAAAAATCAGCTCCTCTGTGGTAAAAAACGAACTTTTAATGATGCGTGAGGAAATCCGGCGGAAGATGAATGAAAAGGCGGGAGAGGAGATCGTCCAGAAAATAGTATTTCGATAA
- the ribH gene encoding 6,7-dimethyl-8-ribityllumazine synthase, producing MATKDLSQYDANSVPSAQNIRFGIVVAEWNQEITFALAEGAINTLKKHGATDENILVKYVPGSFELPLGAQYFAEMENVDAVIILGCVIQGETRHFDFICQGVTQGTIDLNLKYNKPFVFGVLTTENQQQALDRAGGKHGNKGDEAAITAIKMVALKTSFQ from the coding sequence ATGGCTACAAAAGATCTTTCTCAATACGATGCTAATTCAGTTCCTTCGGCACAAAATATACGATTTGGAATTGTTGTTGCTGAATGGAACCAGGAAATAACTTTTGCGCTTGCTGAAGGTGCCATAAATACACTAAAAAAACACGGGGCGACTGATGAAAATATTTTAGTCAAATATGTCCCCGGAAGTTTTGAACTTCCGTTGGGAGCGCAATATTTTGCAGAGATGGAAAATGTTGATGCTGTTATTATTCTGGGATGTGTTATCCAAGGCGAAACGAGACATTTCGATTTTATTTGCCAGGGGGTTACGCAAGGCACAATTGACCTCAACCTAAAATATAACAAACCATTTGTTTTTGGTGTTCTGACCACCGAAAATCAACAACAGGCACTTGACCGTGCAGGAGGAAAACACGGGAACAAAGGCGATGAAGCTGCAATCACTGCGATAAAAATGGTCGCCTTAAAAACTTCATTTCAATAA